A region from the Drosophila bipectinata strain 14024-0381.07 chromosome 3R, DbipHiC1v2, whole genome shotgun sequence genome encodes:
- the GABA-B-R2 gene encoding gamma-aminobutyric acid type B receptor subunit 2 isoform X3 — translation MHRPNWMPLVSQLFLVLLIFANGQSVWGRTAKRSDVYIAGFFPYGDGVENSYTGRGVMPSVKLALGHVNEHGKILANYRLHMWWNDTQCNAAVGVKSFFDMMHSGPNKVMLFGAACTHVTDPIAKASKHWHLTQLSYADTHPMFTKDAFPNFFRVVPSENAFNAPRLALLKEFNWTRVGTVYQNEPRYSLPHNHMVADLDSMEVEVVETQSFVNDVAESLKKLREKDVRIIMGNFNEHFARKAFCEAYKLDMYGRAYQWLIMATYSTEWWNVTQDSECTVEEISTALEGAILVDLLPLSTSGDITVAGITADEYLVEYDRLRGTEYSRFHGYTYDGIWAAALAIQYVAEKREDLLSHFDYRVKDWESVFLEALRNTSFEGVTGPVRFYNNERKANILINQFQLGQMEKIGEYHSQKSHLDLSLGKPVRWVGKTPPKDRTLIYIEHSQVNPTIYIVSASASVIGVIIATVFLAFNIKYRNQRYIKMSSPHLNNLIIVGCMLTYLSIIFLGLDTTLSSVAAFPYICTARAWILMAGFSLSFGAMFSKTWRVHSIFTDLKLNKKVIKDYQLFMVVGVLLAIDIAIITTWQIADPFYRETKQLEPRHHENIDDVLVIPENEYCQSEHMTIFVSIIYAYKGLLLVFGAFLAWETRHVSIPALNDSKHIGFSVYNVFITCLAGAAISLVLSDRKDLVFVLLSFFIIFCTTATLCLVFVPKLVELKRNPQGVVDKRVRATLRPMSKNRRDSSVCELEQRLRDVKNTNCRFRKALMEKENELQALIRKIGPEARKWIDGVTCTGGGGSNGASELEPILSDDIARLSAPPVRREMPSTTEVTELTSVDSVTSTHVDMDNSFVSVQSTAVAPSLPPKKKKQSIVEHHSHGPAATMMQPIQQQLQQHLQQQQQMQQQHQQQQHQQMQQQQHQQQHHRHLEKRNSVSAQTDDNIGSITSTAGKRSTSGDCPNLRERRQSNASRHYDSGSQTPTARPKYSSSHRNSSTNISTSQSELSNMCPHVSKPSTPGVMKTPTTSDHRRTSMGSALKSNFVVSQSDLWDTHTLSHAKQRQSPRNYASPQRCTEHHGHSIGMAYDPNTTSPIQRSVSEKNRNKHRPKPQKGTVCQSETDSERERDPPPQIIRAEQCAVPRKLSRNSNIQYAAHHHSSPNVAPAEKQRGKQRGGKHESSSIFGASSETELLEGETAILPIFRKLLTEKSPNYRGRSVVGQSCPNISIKCDIVEYL, via the exons ATGCATCGACCGAATTGGATGCCCCTCGTCAGCCAGCTCTTCCTGGTTCTGCTGATCTTCGCGAATGGCCAGAGCGTCTGGGGCAGGACTGCCAAGCGGTCAGATGTCTATATCGCTGGCTTCTTTCCGTATGGGGACGGCGTGGAAAACTCGTACACTGGTCGCGGGGTTATGCCCAGCGTAAAGCTGGCCCTGGGACATGTCAACGAGCACGGCAAGATATTGGCCAACTACAGACTGCACATGTGGTGGAACGACACGCAG TGCAATGCCGCCGTGGGTGTAAAGTCCTTCTTTGACATGATGCACTCTGGTCCCAACAAGGTGATGCTCTTTGGAGCAGCCTGCACCCACGTCACTGATCCGATTGCCAAGGCCAGCAAGCACTGGCATCTCACCCAGCTCAGCTACGCTGACACCCATCCTATGTTCACCAAGGATGCGTTTCCAAACTTCTTTCGGGTGGTCCCTTCCGAGAATGCCTTTAATGCGCCACGCCTGGCTCTCCTCAAGGAATTCAACTGGACGCGGGTAGGCACTGTGTACCAGAATGAGCCGCGGTATTCCCTGCCCCATAATCACATGGTGGCCGACTTGGATTCcatggaggtggaggtggtggaGACCCAGAGCTTTGTAAACGATGTAGCCGAGTCCTTGAAGAAGTTAAGGGAAAAGGATGTGAGAATCATTATGGGCAACTTCAATGAGCACTTTGCAAGGAAAGCCTTCTGTGAGGCCTACAA ACTGGATATGTATGGTCGAGCCTACCAGTGGCTAATCATGGCAACGTACTCCACCGAGTGGTGGAATGTGACCCAGGACAGCGAATGCACCGTAGAAGAGATATCCACGGCTCTGGAGGGCGCTATTCTGGTGGATCTACTGCCTCTGTCCACGAGTGGCGACATCACAGTGGCGGGAATT ACTGCTGATGAATACCTGGTGGAATACGACCGTCTGAGAGGCACCGAGTACTCCCGGTTTCACGGGTATACCTACGATGGAATCTGGGCAGCCGCTCTGGCTATACAATATGTGGCCGAGAAACGTGAAGATCTTCTGAGCCACTTCGACTACCGCGTCAAGGACTGGGAGAGTGTATTTCTGGAGGCCCTGCGGAATACCTCCTTCGAGGGAGTGACG ggACCTGTTCGCTTTTACAATAACGAGCGGAAGGCCAACATTTTGATAAACCAATTTCAGTTGGGCCAAATGGAGAAAATTGGCGAATACCACTCCCAGAAATCGCATTTGGATCTGAGTCTTGGCAAGCCTGTTCGATGGGTGGGCAAGACCCCACCCAAGGACAGAACTCTGATTTATATAGAACACAGCCAGGTTAATCCCACCATTTACATAGTATCGGCCAGTGCTTCGGTTATAGGTGTGATTATAGCCACGGTGTTTCTGGCCTTCAACATCAAGTACCGCAACCAAAG gtatatcaaaaTGTCTAGCCCGCATCTGAACAACCTTATCATAGTTGGCTGTATGCTGACCTATTTGAGCATTATTTTCCTGGGTCTGGACACCACCTTGAGTAGTGTTGCTGCTTTTCCGTACATTTGCACGGCCAGAGCCTGGATATTAATGGCAGGCTTCAGTCTTAGTTTTGGTGCCATGTTCTCGAAAACCTGGAGAGTCCACTCTATTTTCACCGACCTGAAGTTGAACAAGAAAGTAATAAAGGACTATCAGCTGTTTATGGTTGTGGGTGTCCTGCTGGCCATAGACATAGCCATAATAACCACCTGGCAGATAGCGGATCCTTTCTACAGAGAAACGAAGCAGTTGGAACCGAGG CACCATGAGAACATTGATGACGTCTTGGTGATTCCTGAAAACGAATACTGTCAATCCGAGCACATGACCATTTTCGTGAGCATTATCTATGCCTACAAAGGCCTCCTACTG GTCTTTGGTGCATTTTTGGCCTGGGAAACACGCCATGTTTCCATACCCGCATTGAACGATTCCAAGCACATTGGTTTCTCGGTCTACAATGTTTTCATCACCTGCTTGGCTGGAGCGGCTATATCTTTGGTTCTTTCGGATCGCAAGGATTTAGTTTTTGTCTTACTCTcgttttttatcattttttgtACGACAGCCACTTTGTGTTTGGTGTTCGTACCGAAA CTGGTGGAGCTGAAGAGAAATCCCCAGGGTGTGGTGGACAAGAGGGTGCGAGCCACTCTGAGGCCCATGTCCAAAAACCGGCGGGACTCTTCCGTTTGCGAGCTAGAGCAGCGCCTCCGGGATGTGAAGAACACAAACTGCCGCTTCCGCAAGGCTCTAATGGAAAAGGAGAACGAGCTGCAGGCCCTGATCCGCAAAATAGGGCCGGAGGCTCGGAAGTGGATTGACGGCGTAACCTGCACCGGAGGTGGGGGCTCCAACGGCGCAAGTGAGCTTGAGCCCATCCTAAGCGATGACATCGCCAGATTGTCGGCTCCTCCGGTGAGGAGGGAAATGCCAAGCACTACAG AAGTTACTGAACTGACATCCGTGGATAGCGTAACCTCCACCCACGTGGATATGGACAACTCCTTCGTATCTGTACAGTCGACTGCCGTGGCTCCCTCCTTGCCTCC gaaaaagaaaaaacagtCTATTGTGGAACACCATTCTCATGGCCCAGCTGCCACCATGATGCAACCCAttcagcagcagctgcaacagcatctgcagcagcagcagcaaatgcaacagcaacaccagcagcagcaacaccaacaaatgcagcaacagcagcaccagcaacagcatcacCGCCATTTGGAGAAACGAAACTCGGTGTCGGCCCAAACGGATGACAATATTGGAAGCATAACCAGCACTGCCGGAAAAAGGAGTACGAGCGGGGACTGCCCCAATCTCCGGGAGCGGCGCCAGTCCAACGCGTCCCGGCACTACGACAGTGGCAGTCAAACACCAACGGCCAGGCCCAAGTACAGTAGTTCGCACCGAAACTCCTCCACGAACATTTCCACCTCCCAGTCCGAGCTGAGCAACATGTGCCCGCATGTGTCCAAGCCCAGTACTCCGGGGGTGATGAAGA CTCCCACTACTTCCGACCATCGTCGCACCAGTATGGGCTCCGCTCTTAAGTCCAACTTCGTGGTCTCCCAGAGCGACCTCTGGGACACACACACGCTCTCCCACGCCAAGCAGCGCCAATCGCCGCGGAACTATGCCAGTCCCCAGCGCTGCACGGAGCACCATGGTCACAGCATTGGCATGGCCTACGACCCCAACACCACCTCGCCGATCCAGCGGTCCGTGTCTGAGAAGAATCGAAACAAGCACCGGCCGAAGCCGCAAAAGGGCACCGTCTGCCAGAGCGAGACGGACAGCGAGCGGGAGCGGGACCCTCCGCCGCAGATCATCAGGGCGGAGCAGTGCGCTGTGCCCCGGAAGCTGAGCCGCAACTCAAACATTCAGTACGCTGCCCACCACCACAGCTCGCCGAACGTGGCGCCGGCGGAGAAGCAGAGGGGCAAGCAGCGCGGAGGCAAGCACGAGAGCAGCAGCATCTTCGGGGCCAGTAGCGAGACAGAACTCCTCGAGGGCGAGACGGCAATCCTGCCCATCTTTCGGAAACTGCTCACCGAGAAGAGCCCCAACTATCGGGGCCGCAGTGTTGTGGGCCAGAGCTGTCCGAATATATCCATAAAATGCGATATCGTCGAGTACTTGTAG